The proteins below come from a single Balaenoptera musculus isolate JJ_BM4_2016_0621 chromosome 1, mBalMus1.pri.v3, whole genome shotgun sequence genomic window:
- the GPR88 gene encoding probable G-protein coupled receptor 88 has product MTNSSTSTSSATGGSLLLLCEEEESWAGRRIPVSLLYSGLAIGGTLANGMVIYLVSSFRKLQTTSNAFIVNGCAADLSVCALWMPQEAVLGLLPAGSAEPPGDWDGAGGSYRLLRGGLLGLGLTVSLLSHCLVALNRYLLITRAPATYQALYQRRHTAGMLALSWALALGLVLLLPPWAPRPGAAPPRVHYPALLAAAALLAQTALLLHCYLGIVRRVRVSVKRVSVLNFHLLHQLPGCAAAAAFPGAPHAPGPAGAAHPAQAQPLPPALHPRRAQRRLSGLSVLLLCCVFLLATQPLVWVSLASGFSLPVPWGVQAASWLLCCALSALNPLLYTWRNEEFRRSVRSVLPGIGDAAAAAAAATAVPAVSQAQLGTRAAGQHW; this is encoded by the coding sequence ATGACCAACTCTTCCACGTCCACTTCCTCCGCCACCGGGGGATCGCTGTTGCTGCTCTGCGAGGAAGAGGAGTCGTGGGCGGGCCGGCGCATCCCCGTGTCCCTCCTGTACTCAGGCCTGGCCATCGGGGGCACGCTGGCCAACGGCATGGTCATCTATCTCGTGTCGTCCTTCCGAAAGCTGCAGACGACCAGCAACGCCTTCATCGTGAACGGCTGCGCCGCCGACCTCAGCGTCTGCGCCCTCTGGATGCCGCAGGAGGCGGTGCTCGGGCTCCTGCCCGCGGGCTCCGCGGAGCCCCCCGGGGACTGGGACGGCGCCGGGGGGAGCTACCGCCTGCTGCGGGGCGGGCTGCTGGGCCTCGGGCTCACCGTGTCCCTCTTGTCCCACTGCCTGGTGGCCCTGAACCGCTACCTGCTCATCACCCGGGCGCCCGCCACCTACCAGGCGCTGTACCAGCGGCGCCACACGGCCGGCATGCTGGCGCTGTCCTGGGCACTCGCCCTGGGCCTCGTGCTGCTGCTCCCGCCCTGGGCGCCGCGTCCCGGCGCCGCGCCCCCGCGCGTCCACTACCCGGCGCTGCTGGCCGCCGCGGCGCTGCTGGCGCAGACGGCGCTGCTGCTGCACTGCTACCTGGGCATCGTGCGCCGCGTGCGCGTCAGCGTCAAGCGGGTCAGCGTCCTCAACTTCCACCTGCTGCACCAGCTGCCCGgctgcgccgccgccgccgccttccCGGGCGCCCCTCACGCGCCAGGCCCGGCTGGTGCCGCGCACCCGGCtcaggcccagcccctgcccccagcgcTGCACCCGCGGCGGGCGCAGCGGCGTCTCAGCGGCCTGTCGGTGCTGCTGCTCTGCTGCGTCTTCTTGCTGGCCACGCAGCCGCTGGTGTGGGTGAGCCTGGCCAGCGGCTTCTCGCTGCCCGTGCCCTGGGGTGTGCAGGCGGCCAGCTGGCTCCTGTGCTGCGCTCTGTCCGCGCTCAACCCGCTGCTCTACACGTGGAGGAACGAGGAGTTCCGCCGCTCCGTGCGCTCCGTCCTGCCCGGCATCGGCGACGCGgcggccgctgccgccgccgccacgGCTGTGCCTGCGGTGTCCCAGGCGCAGCTGGGCACTCGCGCCGCAGGCCAGCACTGGTGA